A single genomic interval of Sphingobacteriales bacterium harbors:
- a CDS encoding class I SAM-dependent methyltransferase has translation MYQYRQRLYQAYSTTHAGSQHIGNIKPRFDEEVQQFALEIIPIVKRIFPDNPQQKNLLDMGCGTGSLLYALQRAGYTAAQGIDISPEQIDIAQKMGLAKVQIANVFDFLQANPTQFDAILGMDIIEHFGKDELVDLLLLAQKALKPNGYMLFRTHNADAPFTSIYVNGDFTHENALNGLSARQLFKNCHFTSVEVLPSLLYTAGWFKNLLRKITWALVKLCIRIVLFATARTAKQSVFTPNLIILAQK, from the coding sequence ATGTATCAATACAGACAGCGTTTATACCAAGCCTATAGCACCACCCATGCAGGCTCGCAACATATTGGCAATATAAAACCCCGATTTGATGAAGAAGTACAACAGTTTGCCCTTGAAATAATACCCATAGTAAAGCGTATTTTTCCGGATAACCCCCAACAAAAAAACCTTTTAGATATGGGCTGCGGAACAGGCTCGTTGCTTTACGCTTTGCAACGCGCGGGCTATACCGCGGCGCAAGGGATAGATATTAGCCCCGAACAAATTGACATAGCTCAAAAAATGGGTCTTGCAAAGGTGCAAATAGCCAATGTATTCGATTTTTTGCAAGCAAACCCTACCCAATTCGATGCTATTTTAGGCATGGATATAATTGAACATTTTGGCAAAGACGAACTTGTTGACCTGCTATTATTGGCACAAAAAGCACTGAAACCTAACGGCTACATGTTGTTCCGGACGCATAATGCCGATGCACCCTTTACCTCGATATACGTTAATGGCGATTTTACCCACGAAAATGCTTTGAATGGACTTTCGGCGAGGCAATTGTTTAAAAATTGCCATTTTACTTCGGTTGAGGTATTGCCATCGTTGTTATATACTGCCGGATGGTTTAAAAACTTACTCCGTAAAATAACTTGGGCTTTAGTTAAACTTTGCATCCGGATAGTATTGTTTGCTACCGCTCGAACTGCCAAACAATCGGTATTTACACCAAACTTAATAATTTTAGCACAAAAATAA
- a CDS encoding glycosyltransferase has product MRIAYLSYDGMTDPLGQSQVLPYLCGLSERGYNFTLFSFEKTAKFAQNEQQIARICQQNHINWQRQTYTKKPPIVSTLYDVYRMYRALMRQHKQQPFELVHCRSYIAALVALRFKRKTNLPFIFDMRGFWADERVDGGIWNTKNWLYKQIYNYFKNRELEFVTQSAAVVSLTQAAKTEILSWKGVPANTIIEVIPCSVDMTHFSRADIDTAAIKQVQTEVWGKQQQLQKSGKILLYVGSIGTWYCLPEILAFYAQLLHQKKHIEPWKMVFLTPDPPEIIYNEAKRQNIDAQNIFVKFVTRQHLPTWMAASHCALFFIKPVYSKIASSPTKHGELMSMGLPVICNTGVGDMAKIVTETKSGYLVDAFNTTNYTKAINQIDNLLNIPQEYIRQQAAQVYALQNAIEKYAQLYKTVLDKAVTK; this is encoded by the coding sequence ATGCGTATTGCTTACCTAAGTTATGATGGTATGACCGACCCACTTGGGCAAAGCCAAGTTTTACCTTATTTATGTGGACTTAGTGAAAGGGGCTATAATTTTACCCTCTTTAGTTTTGAAAAAACAGCAAAATTTGCCCAAAATGAACAGCAAATTGCAAGAATTTGCCAACAAAACCACATCAACTGGCAAAGACAGACTTATACTAAAAAACCACCAATAGTTTCAACACTTTACGATGTTTACCGGATGTACCGCGCTTTAATGCGCCAACATAAACAGCAGCCGTTTGAATTAGTGCATTGCCGCAGTTATATCGCTGCGCTTGTAGCACTGCGTTTTAAACGCAAAACCAACCTGCCTTTTATTTTTGATATGCGGGGTTTTTGGGCAGATGAACGAGTTGATGGCGGAATATGGAATACTAAAAATTGGTTATACAAACAAATTTACAACTACTTTAAAAACCGTGAGTTGGAATTTGTTACCCAAAGCGCGGCTGTAGTATCGTTAACGCAAGCTGCCAAAACCGAAATCTTATCTTGGAAAGGTGTGCCAGCAAACACAATAATTGAGGTAATACCATGCAGTGTTGATATGACGCATTTTTCGCGTGCAGATATAGACACAGCAGCCATTAAACAGGTGCAAACCGAAGTTTGGGGTAAACAACAACAACTACAAAAATCCGGAAAAATTTTGCTGTATGTGGGTTCCATAGGTACTTGGTATTGCCTGCCCGAAATCTTGGCCTTTTATGCCCAATTATTGCACCAAAAAAAACATATCGAGCCTTGGAAAATGGTATTTTTAACACCCGACCCTCCGGAAATTATTTACAACGAAGCAAAACGACAAAATATTGACGCTCAAAACATATTTGTTAAATTTGTAACTCGCCAACACTTGCCAACATGGATGGCAGCCAGCCATTGCGCGCTGTTTTTTATAAAACCAGTTTATTCCAAAATTGCCTCATCGCCCACTAAACATGGCGAATTAATGAGCATGGGACTTCCGGTAATTTGTAATACGGGCGTAGGCGATATGGCAAAAATTGTAACCGAAACCAAATCCGGATACTTAGTAGATGCATTTAACACAACTAATTATACGAAAGCCATCAATCAGATAGATAATTTACTAAATATACCACAAGAATATATCCGCCAGCAAGCAGCACAAGTATATGCTTTGCAAAATGCCATCGAAAAATACGCGCAGTTATATAAAACGGTGCTTGACAAAGCGGTTACAAAATAA